The sequence GGCACGCTGATGGCGGCCACCCTTGCCCACATGACGGCGAAGGGAGACGACCGGTTCAAGTCGGTCACCTTCTTCACCACGATGGTCGATTTCGAGGAAGCGGGAGAGCTCGGCGTCTTCATCGACGAAGCGCAGCTCGCCTCGCTCGAGGAGAAGATGAACAAGCGCGGCTATCTCGACGGCGCCGAGATGGCCAATACCTTCAACATGCTGCGCGCGAACGACCTGATCTGGTCCTTCGTCGTGAACAATTACCTGCTCGGCAAGGACCCGTTCCCGTTCGACCTGCTCTACTGGAACTCGGATTCCACCCGGATGCCGGCCGTCATGCACAGCTTCTATCTGCGCAAGATGTATCAGGAGAACAAACTGGTTGAGCCGGGCGCCCTCACGCTCGCCGGAACGCCGATCGACCTGACCACGATCAAGACTCCGGCCTTCATCCTGTCGACAAAGGAAGACCATATCGCGCCCTGGAAATCGACCTACCGGGCGACGCAGATCTATTCCGGCCCCATCAAGTTCTGCCTCGCCGGCTCCGGCCATATCGCAGGTGTGGTCAACCCGCCGAGCGACAAGCCGAAATATGGTTTCTACAGCAACAGCCGGAAGCCCAAGACGCCCGAGAAATGGCTTGAGGGCGCCACTTACAATGAAGGCTCATGGTGGCCGGAATGGGCGAAATGGATCTCGCGCCACGGCGGCGGAAAGGTTCCGGCGCGCGTACCGGGAGATCGCCAGCTGGAAGTGATCGAGGATGCCCCCGGCAGCTACGTCAAGCTGAAGGCGAAGGACTGATCGCATCGCAACCTGGTTGCAGATCTAAACGCTCGATAAGCCGTAAGTAGTTCACACTAGAGACGGGCCAGCGGTGGATGTGAAAAAAGTCACAGCAAACCCATTCCTCCCTCGGCCCGGGGATTAACCATATACATTCATATTTTTGAATAAATTACCGTTTGCGATCGCAGAATCGCGAGCAGCCCAAGCCAAAAATAAACCTCAAATGCAAAACGAAAAATCTTGATCAATACTTAAGGTCAAACACACATATCACTTACCGTTCGCTTCGGAATGAGGGTGATATGGATAACGATCTTAAAGACGAAATGCTCTTCAACCTCGATGATTATGCCAGCCTTGCCCATCGGGGCCGAGGCCGGGACGACGACGAAGATCATGGCTCCAATCGCGGGCGTGGAAACGGGCATGACGACGATGACGACAGCGTCAGCGCCGATGACGGCGACGACAGTGTGTCTTCCGGCGAAACCGGCTCCTTCATAGACGCCGTAGACGAGGACGACTTTGCCGACGTGTCCTGGCTTCCGCCGGGACTTCGCGATGGCTTGCCCGGGCATTTCGGTGACGGCGTGCTGCCTCCGGGACATGGCGGATCGGTTCCTCCGGGACAGTTGCGTCGTCACTCAGGTAGCGACGACGACGACACCCTCAGCGGCGATGCCGGAGATGATTCCCTTGAGGGCGGGTTCGGCAACGATACGCTGTCCGGCGGTGACGGGAACGACAGCATCGACGGCGGCGACGACTCCATCAGCGGCGACGGCGACGACATCGTCTACGGTAACAGCGGAGAGGACACGATCCTCGGCGGCGATGGCGGCGATCTGCTGTTCGGCGGCCGCGACGACGACAGGCTTTACGGAAACGCCGGCAATGACACGATGGCGGGCAACGCGGGCGACGACGCTCTGCACGGTGGCCAGGGAGACGATGTCCTGTTCGGCGGCGCAGGCAACGATGCCCTGAACGGTGGAGCCGGAAACGACATTCTTGCCGGCGGTGCCGACAGGGATCTCTTTGTTTTCGAGGGCGAGTCCGGCAACGACGTCATCATGGATTTCGACGCGGCCTCCGACGATATCGCAATCGCGGCATCGACAGGGACCACCAGCTTCGAGACAATGCAGGTCACGGGCAGCGAAACCGGGACGTCGCTGACGCTGGGCAACGGGAGCACCATCCAGCTCGTCGGTGTCGATGCTTCGACCGTGAATGCTGACGGCTTCATTTTCTTCTAGGTGACGAAGCGTATCGGTATCCGGCCTGTGACCCGGCGGGATACCGATGCCGCATGAACCTGGCGAGTTTACGTGGTTCAGAGATAATCCTGCGCCAGATCCCAGTAATGGATCGCGACATAGGCCAGGTAATTCTTCTCGTCTTCCGTCAGATCCCGAACGTGACGTCCAGGGTTCCCCATCCAGACCTGACCGGTTCGGACGACCTTGCCCGGCGCGATCAGCGCTCCGGCGGCAACCATGGCCCCACCCTGAACCACCGCGCCGTCCATCACCGTCGCGCCCATGCCGACGAATGCGCCGTCCTCGAGCGTGCAGGCATGGATGATCGCCGCATGCCCGATCGACACCTCGTCTCCGATCATCGTCCCCTGCCCTTTCGAGCTGACATGAACGATCGTGCCGTCCTGGATATTGCTGCGCCGGCCGACCCTGATCGGATTGTCGTCCCCGCGGAGCACCGCGCCGTACCAGATGCTGCTCTCCGCCCCGACGGTCACGTCGCCGATCAGGGCCGCCGTTTCCGCCACGAAGGCCGGATCGGCGATTTGCGGGGTGTGTCCCCGAAGAGTCCTGAGCAAGGCTGACAATCCCGTCTCCCGTTTCCGTCCGGATTTGCCCCACTCTTTAGCCGAGGATGCGTCCCCGCGCATCATTGAAGGGTTGAATTGTCCGCGCGCCGCGCGCAAAACGCTTTCCCATTCTGACCTCAGTTCGGGACTGCTTCCCATGAGCATCATGCTGCGCGCCGCACGTCGGGAGGATGCCGACGCCCTGTCGGCTCTTTTTCTGGCCGCCCGGCGGCATTCCATGCCCTACCTTCCGGAGCAACACAGTGATGCCGAGACGCGCTGGTGGATGGAGAACGTGGTGCTCGCCACGCGCAAGGTTACGGTAGCCGACGAGGCCGACGAGGTGCTCGGATTCTCAGCTACACACGGCGAGCACCTTGACCATCTCTATGTCGATCCCGCCGCGCTCGGCCGCGGCGTCGGCAGCCTACTCCTCCAAAAATGCAAGGCCGAGTGCGGTAGCGGCCTCTCGCTCTATGTCTTCCAGAAGAATATCCGGGCGCGCGATTTCTACGAGCGGCATGGCTTTGCCTGTGCCGCTTACGGCGACGGCTCCGATAACGAGGAGAACGAGCCGGACGCGATCTACGTGCTGCGAGAGGCACTCGGGCAATGAGCCGAAAATGGCGCAACGTTGCGCTTCTCACATTATGTGAAGTGCTCGCCATGACGCTCTGGTTCTCCGGTTCAGCCATCATCCCGGGGCTGCGGGCTGAAATGGCCCTGAGCGACGACCAGGCCGCCGCCATGGCGAGCGCCGTCTCAGTCGGATTTGTCGCGGGGACCTTGCTGAGCGCCGTTCTGACGCTCGTCGACCGGGTCCGCCCCCAATATCTGTTCATGATTTCAGCCCTGACTGCCGCCGCGGCCAATTTCGCGACCTTCGCCGTCGACCCGGCCGGGCCCTGGATGCCGCTGCTGCGCTTCGTCGTCGGGGCCTGCATGGCCGGTGTCTACCCCGTCGGCATGGTGATGGTATCCTCCTGGACCGAGAAGGACCGGGGCCTGCTGGTCGGCATTCTCGTCGCCGCCCTCACCCTCGGCTCCGGCGCACCACACCTTATCGACGTTTTCGGGGGACTCGACTGGCGCTTCACCATTGCCGCAAGCTCCGCCTGCGCCGCCGGCGCCGGCCTTCTCGTCCTGTTGTTCGAGCCCGGCCGCCCCTTCGCGCGCGCAGCCCGGTTCAAGCCGGCGCAGATGCTTCAGGCCTGGACCGACCCGGCCTTGCGCTATGCCAATTTCGGCTATTTCGGGCACATGATCGAACTCTACGCGGTCTGGGCTTGGATCGCTCTCTTCCTCGCCTCCAGCCTCGCCCTGGAGCCTGGTGGCAACGAATCACCGCAGCTCGCCAAGGTGCTCGCCTTCACCATGATCGGATCCGGCGCCGTGGGCAGCATCGCAGGCGGCCTGCTCGCCGACCGTGTCGGGCGCACGCGACTGACCATGGTCTGCATGTCGGTGAGCGGTCTCTGCTGCCTCCTCGCCGGGTTCGTTTTCGGCTTGCCGGTCTGGGTACTGGTGCTGCTCTGTGTGGTCTGGGGAATCTCGATCGTGGCCGATTCCGCGCAGTTTTCCGCCAGCGTCATCGAGCTCTCTCCACCCGACTATATCGGCACCATGGTCACGACACAGACCTGTGTCGGCTTTATGCTGACCGTCGGCACCATTCACGCAGTGCCGTATCTGGTCGGCGTTTTCGGATGGAGCGGCGCCTTCGTTCCGCTGGCTGCGGGACCGTTCCTCGGCGTTCTCGCCATGGCCAAGCTCCGCGCCTTGCCGCAATCGGTGCGGCTCGCGCACGGCCGGCGCTAAACCGACACGCGGGCGCCGCAGCGCTGGCGGACGCCGCGAAAGACGCGGTAGTACAGAAACCCTCGATCATTTCCGGACCGCCAACGGCATGTCAGCTCCCCCGCTCGCAATCCTCTCGAACATAACGGCCTGCGCCGCGATCGCAGCCACGGCATCGGCGAAGGGGCTGCCCAATCAAGTCATCGCCGTGTCCAGCAGACAAGCGCTCGACAGCCTTTTCTCGAACCGTACCGCCCGCTCCCCGTTTCCCGGCCGCCTGATCGGTTTCGTTACCGATGTGATCGTCCCGGCCCGCTATCTCGCGGCCACTCTGCTCACGCCGGTGAATTTCCATCCCGGCCCGCCGGAATATCCGGGGCTTCGCGCGATCGAATTCGCGCTTCGCGAGGGCGTTACTTCCTACGGAGTAACCGCCCACGCGATGACGCTGCCGGTCGATTCCGGTCTGATCATCGGCGTGAACCGGTTCGAAGCGCGTGGCGGCGATGAAGACGGGCTTCGCTACGAGACCTGGCGCGCCGCTTACTCACTGCTAATGCATCTGCTACCGGCCCTCGCAGCAGAGCGGCCGCTACAGCGTATTGAGGCCGAATGGTCCACCCGGGTCTGCAGCGATGCCGCCTGGCGCGCCCTGCAGACGAGAGAGGCGCGCACGGACTCGTGAAACCCTTTGCCGTCGATCGGGAACAGGTCTCTTTCCCGGTGTTGCGCGCCCCGTTAACCTTGTCGAAATGCGGTCGTCTCCCATCTGCCTTAGGATCGGGGCGTGAGCCCGCACCGGAACGCAACAGAACGGATATCATTTCATGAACGACGTCGCGCCATACACGCCGCCGAAGGTCTGGACCTGGGACAAGGAAAACGGCGGCAAGTTCGCCAGCACGAACCGACCGATCGCCGGGGCCACCCACCAAAAGGAACTGCCCGTCGGACAGCACCCGCTGCAGCTCTATTCGCTCGCCACGCCAAACGGCGTGAAGGTGACCATCATGCTTGAGGAGCTGCTCGCGAAGGGCCATGCGGGCGCCGAGTACGATGCCTATACCATCCGTATCGGAGACGGCGACCAGTTCGGCAGCGGCTTCGTCGCCGTCAACCCGAACTCGAAGATTCCGGCCCTGCTCGACTGCACCGACCCGAAAAAGCCGATCCGCGTGTTCGAGTCCGGCTCGATCCTGTTCTATCTGGCGGAGAAGTTCGGCGAATTCCTGCCGACCGATCCGGCGAAACGCGCCGAGACCATGAACTGGTTGTTTTGGCAGATGGGCAGCGCGCCTTATCTCGGCGGCGGCTTCGGGCACTTCTATGCCTATGCACCGGAGAAGTGGGAATATCCGATCAACCGCTTCGCCATGGAGACCAAGCGCCAGCTCGACGTGCTGGACCGCCGTCTCGCCGAGACCAAGTACATCGCGGGCGACGAGTACACGATCGCCGACATCGCGATCTGGCCCTGGTACGGCAACCTCGCCCTCGGCAAGGCCTACGGCGATGCCGGGACCTTCCTCGACGTGCAGTCCTACAAGCACGTGCAGCGCTGGACGGCGGAGATCGCCGAGCGTCAGGCCGTGAAGCGCGGCCGCGTGGTGAACCGGGTGAACGGCGAGCCGGGCGAACTGCTGGAAGAGCGCCACTCCGCGGCCGATATCGACAAGCTCGGTCTCTGAGACTTTCCGGACCGGGCCGCCTTCGGGCGGCCCGGCTTCAACCTTCTAAGCCTGCTGCAGCTTCGTTCCACGCCTCTGGCGCGCCAGGAAGACGACAAGGCCGCCGCAGATGATCAGCGTTCCCCCGATCCCGTCGGTCGCCGCAAATTCCGGCCAGCCTCCGTACCCACTCCAGGCGATCGCGCATTCCAGCACTGCCCCCATGATCGGCAGGACCAGAGTCGCCGCCATGTAGTTCTGCGTGCCCGCGACCGCCGCTGCACGGAAACCAAGATAGGTGCAGAGCCCCCGAAGCGTGATCCCAAGCCCGAGCCCGGCGATCCAGAGCTCCGGCCGCAGCAGATCGCCGAGTTCCAGTCCCTGTGTCGGGCTCGCCCAATCGACGGAGGACTGCAGGAAGCGCCATGCGGCGAAGCCAGCGGCCGTCATCACAAGCACCGTGCCGGTCAGCCGCAACCTTGTCTTCGGACCGAGGGACTGCATATGGGGATGCCGTTCCGCCAGCAGGTTGGCGCCGAGAACGCAGCAGGAGGAGACCAGCAGCAGCCCGACCGCCGGATTAAAAAAGCCGCCGTCGAAACCGGAAGCAACAATTGCCGCGCCGGCGACCAGCGGCAGATGACCCCAGAGCTCTCCCGACGCCGGGCGGCGATCGAACAAGAGCCACACGGCGAGCGACGAGGCCGGAACCCCGATCGCACCGAAGAAGCTTGCCTGCATGACATCCACATGCAGCAGCGAGGCCATGTAGAGGGCGGCAGTGCCGACCCGGAAAGCGCCGATCGCCCAGGTATCGACCCGCCGCAGCGCGCTCGATCCGGCCTCGGCGCCACGTGCGATCAGCAGCAGGAAGATCCCGCCGGAAATCAGCTGCAGGAAGGTGAACATCCAGGGGTCGAGCCCGAAACCGAGCACCGTGGCGCGGCTGAGCGCCAGCAGCAGCGCCCAGGTGCCGGTGGCCCCAATCAGCAGAGTGGATTTCTCGCCCAGCATCTTTGCGTTCCCAAAACCAGGTGACGTAAACGGGTCAAAAATAGCGATACACAATTGTCTAAAAATTCATAATTTCGGATATAGTGATTTGAATTTGTATCAATGGAAAATTCACATGAACTGGGACGATCTCAGGATCTTTCTCGCCATTGCCCGCGAAGGCACCCTGCGCCGCGCGGCGGCCGCGCTGGCAATCAGCCAGCCGACCGCGGGACGAAGGCTGAGCGCGCTGGAAGCCGCGCTCGGCGTGCCGCTCTTCAGTCGTGGCCGCGCCGGCCTTACCCTGACGACGGCCGGAGAATCCCTGCTGCCGACCGCCGAGGCGATGGAGAAGACGGCTGCCGAACTGACCCGGCAGAGCGTCCATCTCCAAGAGCCGGCGGGCGGCGCGGTCCGGATCAGCGCGATGGAATGGCCGGCGGCGTTCCTCGTCCGGCACATTGCCGCCGCAGCACGGGACGGGCTCTCGATCGAGATCGTTTCCTCTGAACACACGGAGAGCTTTGCCCGGCGCGAGGCCGATCTCGCTGTCCGGCACGGGCTGCCGCTCAGCGGCAAATTCACGACAAGGAAAGTCGGCACCATGCGTTCGGCGATTTATGGCGCCCGCGCTTACCTGGCGGCGCATCCGGAGGCGACGACGGAACGGAGGTATCAGACCTGCGACTGGGTGCTCTTCACCGAGGAACAGGCGTATTACAGAAGCATGCGCTGGCTGGACGAGCGGATCTCGGGCAGACGACCTGCCCTCCGGGTCACCGCGACGGATTTGACCCACGACGCCGTCGCCGCCGGCACGGGTCTCGGTCTGCTGCCTTGTTTCGTCGGCGACGCAGATCCGCGCCTCGCGCGCGCGACCGCGCCAATCGACGAACTTGCCGCCGATTACTGGCTGATCGTGCCTCCGGAAAACGCTCCGCTGCCCTATCTCCGGCGAGCGATCGACTGGGTCGCGGGGAGTTTCAGGGTCGACCGCCGGCTGCTGCTCGGCGAGGCCGGTGGCCGCTGACCGCTATTTGGCGCGCGCCGCTCCGCGCAGAATATCGAGCACCACGCCTGTCGCCTTTTCGATCAGCACCACGTCGGTTCCGGCAATGACGCGTTCGGTCCCTTCGGCCGGCGCACCGAGCTTGGCCCTGAGACTCGCCGGCAAATCGCGCTTGGCAAGGCCCGGAGGGAGCGTACCGCCGCGCTCAACCTGCTTCTGCAAGCCCGGCGGCAAGGTCTCCTTCTTGGCCAGCCCGGGCGGCAGTCCTTTCTTCCCCGGCTTGTCCTTTTTCTTGTCCGCTTCCTTCGTCTCCTTATCGGCGCTCTCTGCCCCGAGCAGCACACCAAGCGCCTCGGTGATGACTCGCGCCTCCTCGGAACTGAAAACCTTTCCGGATTTCCCGGCATCGGCCAGCGCCGGGGACAGGAGCAAGCCGATCACTGCCAGAGCTGCTAACGGAATTCTCATGGAGGCATCCTCGGATGTTGTTACGGATCCATTGTCGCTTATCGTTCTTAAATAGAGTTGGTGAGTGTCCACGCAATGACCTATGAGTTATATCACTTCATAAGATCACGAACCTATGGTTCCTATGGCGCGAGAGAACGCGCAAAATCGGGGTCCCTCCCGAAACAGCGCAGAAAGGACTTTCTTCATGCGAATCAGCGCAAAATTCCTGATGGCCGCTTTCGTCCTTGCCGGCCTCGCGGCCTGCTCACCCGAAGTCGGTTCCGAGAAATGGTGCGCCAACATGAAAGAAAAGCCGAAAGGCGAATGGACCGCGAACGAGGCCACGGACTTCGCCAAGCATTGTCTGCTCTGATCGAAGGAAAATTCCGGCTCTAAACCGCCTTACGGAATGGCGTAGCAGCCGTTTTCGATCTCCTCGATCAAACCAGGATTCGATGGCGCCCAGCCGAGCTCGGAGCGGGCGCGGCGGGCGCGAACCCGGCTGTTGGATGCCATTGTGTCGTTCGCCGGGCCATCGCCCCAGTATCCGGCCGCCTCGTCGATGCTCATTTCCTCGGTCCCGCCCCCGAAACCGAGTGTCTGGCCGATCGCCGCCGCGGCCTCGCGCATCGAGTTCTCGCCATTCTCGGCGTAGTAGAAGGCGCCGGCCGGAGCCTTCTCAAGCACGAGGCGATAAAGCTCCACCAGATCGCCGATATGGACGTTCGACCAGATGTTCTCCCCGGGTCCGATATGGCGGGCGCCGCCGGTTTTGCGCGCGACATCGATCAGCCAGGGGATTTGCATGCTGTCCGGGTTGACGCCGAGCCCACGGCCGTAAATCAGGCTGGGAGCGATAATCATTGTGCGGATGTTGCGCTCTGCGGCGGCAAGAATGTCGTGGTTCAACGCGACCCGAGCGGCGCGCGCCGGAGACGGATCGATCGGCGTCTCCTCGTCGAAAACCGCACCGGACACGTGCCCCTCGTCCCGGCGACCGACAATGCTGGAACCGCTGGTGTGCAGGAACGTCTTCCCGCTCCCTGCGAGCGCATCGAGCATCGTTTCCACTGCCGCGCGATGATCCGCGCTCGCCGCATTGATCACCGCGTCCGCCCGCGCGGCTTCCTCAGCCAGAACCGGCGCATCGTCCAGTGAGCCGAGCACCGGCACGATGCCGAAGCGCGTCACCGCATCGGCGCGCTCCTGGCTGCGCACCAGCCCCCGCACGTCGTGTCCCGCGGCGATCAAGTGAACGGCGACGGAGCCGCCAATGAAGCCGCTGGCACCTGTCAGAAAGATCTTCATCGCGCATTGCCCCCAAGATCAAAACTGTCGAATGCTCGCGCCATCCGATCAGGGTCGACCTCGATCCCCGTGAATAGCTCGAAAGCCTTCGCCGCTTGCATTACCGCCATGCCGCGCCCGGACATGGTGACGCAACCGAGTTCCCTCGCCGTTTTCAGCAATTCTGTCTCGAGCGGAAAGTAAACGATATCCGCGACCCAGGGCTTGCGAACGAGAACGTCGCGTACAATCGGCATCCCCGGATGGCGCAGCATGCCGACCGGGGTCGCATTGACGACACCGTCAGAGACCACGCCGGAAAGATCGGCCTCGGTTACGGTTTCCGCTTTCGCTTCGGGGAACTGTGTCTCGATGTCGGCAACCAGGCGTTCCGCGGCCGCAGCATTTCTGTCCCGGATGAGAAGATTCCGGACACCGGCTTCCGCAAGCGCGAGACCGACGGCGCGGCCCGCGCCTCCCGCCCCAAGCAACAGCACGCGATCCATCGGCTCTTCGCCCAACTCGCTCCGGAACGCATGAAAAAAGCCGAGATAGTCCGTGTTGTGTGCCTTCCTGCCACATGCCGTGAACAGGACGGTGTTGCTGGCCCCGACTTTCCCGACCTCGGCCGCCTGCTCCGCAACATGCGCGAGGACCTGCTGCTTGAAGGGATGGGTGACATTCACACCGGCGAATCCCGCAGCCTCCGCGTCGGCCAGCAAGGCTTCCAGGTCCGGCCGTTCCATTCCGGCCGTATCGATCAGCCGATAGCTGTAGTCGAGCCCCTGAGCTTTACCCTCGGCCTCGTGCATGGCCGGCGTCCGCGACGCGCCGATGCCTTCACCGATCAGCCCGACAATCAGTCTCCCGGGTTGCTTCGACATGTTCCCCCCGCTTTCCCCGCCTTGTGAATGGCGGGTGTTCGTTACCTCAGCAGCCCTAGCCTAGCAGGGAGAGGCAGAGCTTTGGATAGGGCTGACGCGGGCTTTCCACGAGCGGCCATAGGGAGAGGCCACTCCCGTCCCCCAAAGGTCATGCCGGACGTCCGGATATCTGTTAAATGCCTGTCGGCAATAGATCGAAGCGCACAGAAAAACGGCCCGCCGATTGCTCGGTGGGCCGCTTCGACAAAGATGTTCGAACGGATCAGCGCTTGGAGAACTGGAAGCTCCGGCGCGCTTTCGCCTTACCGTATTTCTTACGCTCGACCACACGCGGGTCGCGGGTCAGGAAGCCGCCCTTCTTCAGGACCGGACGCAGGCCCGGCTCGAAATAGGTCAGCGCCTTGGAGATGCCATGACGCACCGCGCCAGCCTGGCCCGAGAGGCCGCCACCGGTGACGGTCGCGTAGACGTCGAACTGATCCTTGCGGTCGGTGACGCCGAACGGCTGGTTGATCATCATGCGCAGCACCGGACGGGCGAAATAGACGCTGTCCTCGCGGCCGTTCACGACGATCTTGCCGTTGCCCGGCTTGATCCAGACGCGGGCGATCGCGTTCTTGCGCTTGCCGGTCGCATAGGCGCGGCCGTACTTGTCCAGCTTCGGCTCGGCCGGAGCGGCTTCCACTTCCTGCTTCAGGGCCTCGAGCGCTTCCATGCCAGCGCCTTCGTTGGTCGCTTCGGTCTCAACGGACATGGCTTACCTCTTGTTCTTCGGGTTCATCGCGGCGACGTCGAGCACTTCGGGCTGCTGCGCCTCGTGCGGATGCTCGGTGCCGGCATAGATGCGCAGGTTGCTCATCTGCTTGCGGGCAAGCGGACCGCGGCTGATCATGCGCTGCACCGCC comes from Nisaea sediminum and encodes:
- a CDS encoding LysR family transcriptional regulator is translated as MNWDDLRIFLAIAREGTLRRAAAALAISQPTAGRRLSALEAALGVPLFSRGRAGLTLTTAGESLLPTAEAMEKTAAELTRQSVHLQEPAGGAVRISAMEWPAAFLVRHIAAAARDGLSIEIVSSEHTESFARREADLAVRHGLPLSGKFTTRKVGTMRSAIYGARAYLAAHPEATTERRYQTCDWVLFTEEQAYYRSMRWLDERISGRRPALRVTATDLTHDAVAAGTGLGLLPCFVGDADPRLARATAPIDELAADYWLIVPPENAPLPYLRRAIDWVAGSFRVDRRLLLGEAGGR
- a CDS encoding MFS transporter → MSRKWRNVALLTLCEVLAMTLWFSGSAIIPGLRAEMALSDDQAAAMASAVSVGFVAGTLLSAVLTLVDRVRPQYLFMISALTAAAANFATFAVDPAGPWMPLLRFVVGACMAGVYPVGMVMVSSWTEKDRGLLVGILVAALTLGSGAPHLIDVFGGLDWRFTIAASSACAAGAGLLVLLFEPGRPFARAARFKPAQMLQAWTDPALRYANFGYFGHMIELYAVWAWIALFLASSLALEPGGNESPQLAKVLAFTMIGSGAVGSIAGGLLADRVGRTRLTMVCMSVSGLCCLLAGFVFGLPVWVLVLLCVVWGISIVADSAQFSASVIELSPPDYIGTMVTTQTCVGFMLTVGTIHAVPYLVGVFGWSGAFVPLAAGPFLGVLAMAKLRALPQSVRLAHGRR
- the rpsI gene encoding 30S ribosomal protein S9, with product MEALEALKQEVEAAPAEPKLDKYGRAYATGKRKNAIARVWIKPGNGKIVVNGREDSVYFARPVLRMMINQPFGVTDRKDQFDVYATVTGGGLSGQAGAVRHGISKALTYFEPGLRPVLKKGGFLTRDPRVVERKKYGKAKARRSFQFSKR
- a CDS encoding gamma carbonic anhydrase family protein translates to MSALLRTLRGHTPQIADPAFVAETAALIGDVTVGAESSIWYGAVLRGDDNPIRVGRRSNIQDGTIVHVSSKGQGTMIGDEVSIGHAAIIHACTLEDGAFVGMGATVMDGAVVQGGAMVAAGALIAPGKVVRTGQVWMGNPGRHVRDLTEDEKNYLAYVAIHYWDLAQDYL
- a CDS encoding formyltransferase family protein, translating into MSAPPLAILSNITACAAIAATASAKGLPNQVIAVSSRQALDSLFSNRTARSPFPGRLIGFVTDVIVPARYLAATLLTPVNFHPGPPEYPGLRAIEFALREGVTSYGVTAHAMTLPVDSGLIIGVNRFEARGGDEDGLRYETWRAAYSLLMHLLPALAAERPLQRIEAEWSTRVCSDAAWRALQTREARTDS
- a CDS encoding DUF3012 domain-containing protein translates to MRISAKFLMAAFVLAGLAACSPEVGSEKWCANMKEKPKGEWTANEATDFAKHCLL
- a CDS encoding calcium-binding protein; this translates as MDNDLKDEMLFNLDDYASLAHRGRGRDDDEDHGSNRGRGNGHDDDDDSVSADDGDDSVSSGETGSFIDAVDEDDFADVSWLPPGLRDGLPGHFGDGVLPPGHGGSVPPGQLRRHSGSDDDDTLSGDAGDDSLEGGFGNDTLSGGDGNDSIDGGDDSISGDGDDIVYGNSGEDTILGGDGGDLLFGGRDDDRLYGNAGNDTMAGNAGDDALHGGQGDDVLFGGAGNDALNGGAGNDILAGGADRDLFVFEGESGNDVIMDFDAASDDIAIAASTGTTSFETMQVTGSETGTSLTLGNGSTIQLVGVDASTVNADGFIFF
- a CDS encoding shikimate dehydrogenase, whose product is MSKQPGRLIVGLIGEGIGASRTPAMHEAEGKAQGLDYSYRLIDTAGMERPDLEALLADAEAAGFAGVNVTHPFKQQVLAHVAEQAAEVGKVGASNTVLFTACGRKAHNTDYLGFFHAFRSELGEEPMDRVLLLGAGGAGRAVGLALAEAGVRNLLIRDRNAAAAERLVADIETQFPEAKAETVTEADLSGVVSDGVVNATPVGMLRHPGMPIVRDVLVRKPWVADIVYFPLETELLKTARELGCVTMSGRGMAVMQAAKAFELFTGIEVDPDRMARAFDSFDLGGNAR
- the yghU gene encoding glutathione-dependent disulfide-bond oxidoreductase → MNDVAPYTPPKVWTWDKENGGKFASTNRPIAGATHQKELPVGQHPLQLYSLATPNGVKVTIMLEELLAKGHAGAEYDAYTIRIGDGDQFGSGFVAVNPNSKIPALLDCTDPKKPIRVFESGSILFYLAEKFGEFLPTDPAKRAETMNWLFWQMGSAPYLGGGFGHFYAYAPEKWEYPINRFAMETKRQLDVLDRRLAETKYIAGDEYTIADIAIWPWYGNLALGKAYGDAGTFLDVQSYKHVQRWTAEIAERQAVKRGRVVNRVNGEPGELLEERHSAADIDKLGL
- a CDS encoding NAD-dependent epimerase/dehydratase family protein, producing the protein MKIFLTGASGFIGGSVAVHLIAAGHDVRGLVRSQERADAVTRFGIVPVLGSLDDAPVLAEEAARADAVINAASADHRAAVETMLDALAGSGKTFLHTSGSSIVGRRDEGHVSGAVFDEETPIDPSPARAARVALNHDILAAAERNIRTMIIAPSLIYGRGLGVNPDSMQIPWLIDVARKTGGARHIGPGENIWSNVHIGDLVELYRLVLEKAPAGAFYYAENGENSMREAAAAIGQTLGFGGGTEEMSIDEAAGYWGDGPANDTMASNSRVRARRARSELGWAPSNPGLIEEIENGCYAIP
- a CDS encoding GNAT family N-acetyltransferase; the protein is MSIMLRAARREDADALSALFLAARRHSMPYLPEQHSDAETRWWMENVVLATRKVTVADEADEVLGFSATHGEHLDHLYVDPAALGRGVGSLLLQKCKAECGSGLSLYVFQKNIRARDFYERHGFACAAYGDGSDNEENEPDAIYVLREALGQ